One Sphingomonas limnosediminicola DNA segment encodes these proteins:
- a CDS encoding MBL fold metallo-hydrolase, translated as MGVALAEKRRLEADIHLVDAKEQVERTLRGEIRSPVVASFFDEPTFTATHVAHDPVTKKAAIVDSVMDFDQAAGRTSFEGAERIIDYVRAEGLTVEWLLETHAHADHLSAAPFLQEKLGGRIAIGEKIRTVQEFFGKIFNEGTNFACDGSQFDRLFLDGDRFELGALSAIALHVPGHTPADMAYVIGDAAFVGDTMFMSDYGTARADFPGGDAHQLYKSIRRLMALPEQTRVFLCHDYKAPNRDHYVWETTVGAERTGNVHVHEGVDEAAFVAMRTARDQTLGMPRLILPSIQVNMRAGHLPEPEANGTRYLKLPLNLL; from the coding sequence ATGGGCGTTGCCCTCGCCGAAAAGCGGCGCCTTGAGGCTGACATTCATCTCGTCGACGCCAAAGAGCAGGTCGAACGCACGTTGCGCGGTGAAATCCGCTCACCCGTCGTAGCAAGCTTCTTTGACGAGCCGACCTTCACCGCAACGCACGTCGCGCATGATCCCGTCACGAAGAAAGCGGCGATCGTCGACAGCGTCATGGATTTCGATCAGGCGGCTGGGCGGACCTCGTTCGAGGGCGCAGAGCGGATCATCGACTATGTGAGGGCTGAAGGACTCACAGTCGAATGGCTGCTCGAGACCCATGCCCATGCCGACCACCTGTCGGCAGCCCCCTTTCTCCAGGAGAAGCTCGGCGGCCGGATCGCGATCGGTGAGAAGATCCGAACCGTTCAGGAGTTCTTCGGCAAGATATTCAACGAAGGCACCAACTTCGCCTGCGACGGCTCGCAATTCGATCGCCTGTTCCTCGACGGCGACAGGTTCGAGCTCGGTGCACTTTCGGCGATTGCCCTGCATGTACCCGGCCATACGCCAGCCGACATGGCATATGTCATTGGCGACGCCGCGTTCGTCGGAGACACGATGTTCATGTCGGACTATGGTACGGCGCGCGCCGACTTCCCTGGCGGAGATGCGCATCAGCTCTACAAGTCAATTCGTCGGTTGATGGCGCTTCCCGAGCAGACGCGCGTGTTCCTGTGTCATGACTACAAGGCGCCAAACCGCGACCATTATGTCTGGGAGACAACGGTCGGGGCGGAGCGGACCGGCAATGTCCACGTCCATGAGGGGGTCGATGAGGCGGCGTTCGTCGCGATGCGGACCGCTCGTGACCAAACGCTTGGAATGCCGAGGCTGATCCTGCCGTCCATCCAGGTCAACATGCGCGCGGGACATCTGCCGGAGCCGGAAGCGAACGGCACACGTTACCTTAAGCTTCCGCTCAACCTGCTGTGA
- a CDS encoding DUF6691 family protein, with the protein MRHILPGLLVGLLFGAGLALSGMIDPARVLGFLDVGGAWDPTLALVLGGALLPSALSYAFVRRMKRPVMADEFCIPQNRIVESRLLVGSSLFGVGWGLVGLCPGPAIAGLVLGKWQSWLFVAAMIGGMWLQRFFADRGHRRTPQFAG; encoded by the coding sequence ATGCGGCACATCCTTCCGGGGCTCCTCGTCGGACTGCTCTTCGGCGCGGGCCTTGCGCTGTCGGGAATGATCGATCCAGCACGCGTGCTTGGTTTCCTTGACGTGGGCGGAGCTTGGGATCCAACACTGGCGCTGGTGCTTGGCGGCGCACTGCTGCCTTCCGCGCTTTCTTACGCGTTCGTTCGCCGCATGAAGCGGCCGGTCATGGCAGATGAGTTCTGCATTCCGCAAAACAGGATTGTCGAGAGTCGCTTGCTCGTCGGGTCCTCCTTGTTTGGCGTGGGCTGGGGCCTCGTTGGTCTCTGCCCAGGGCCGGCCATCGCCGGACTCGTGCTTGGCAAGTGGCAGAGCTGGCTGTTCGTCGCGGCGATGATCGGCGGGATGTGGCTGCAGCGGTTCTTTGCCGACCGGGGTCACCGCCGCACCCCTCAATTTGCTGGATGA
- a CDS encoding YeeE/YedE family protein: MTFTAVLSALAGGLLIGSAAGLLLILSGRIAGVSGMVARAVGIADNGPPWLQAVSFVIGLQGGALMVAVATGAPAVTITSSVPLLAGAGLLVGFGTRLGNGCTSGHGVCGLARLSPRSIAATVAFMSAGIVTVYLARHLIGVD; the protein is encoded by the coding sequence ATGACATTTACCGCCGTGCTGTCGGCCCTCGCAGGCGGCCTGCTGATCGGAAGCGCTGCTGGACTGCTGCTGATCCTCTCAGGGCGCATTGCGGGTGTGAGTGGCATGGTCGCACGGGCGGTCGGCATTGCGGACAACGGGCCGCCATGGCTGCAGGCGGTTAGCTTCGTGATCGGTCTGCAGGGCGGCGCGCTGATGGTGGCCGTGGCTACTGGAGCGCCCGCTGTAACGATTACGTCCTCCGTTCCCTTGCTCGCCGGCGCAGGGCTGCTCGTCGGTTTCGGGACGCGGCTCGGCAACGGCTGCACGAGCGGGCACGGCGTTTGCGGGCTCGCTCGGTTGTCACCGCGGTCAATCGCCGCGACCGTCGCCTTCATGTCCGCGGGCATCGTGACCGTGTACCTTGCTCGGCATCTGATTGGAGTCGACTGA
- a CDS encoding TIGR03118 family protein, which translates to MVHEINLTTDDAAFLASQGLSPAAFVDPNLRNPWGMSFGPTSPFWISNEAAGNTTLYTGAGAPQPLVVTIPNASPPPAGPTGQAFVGGSGFNLPGGGTAVFAFANLDGSISAWNAALGTTANVQRDVPDAVYTGLATGSSGGSNYLYAANNAAGRVDVFDQNFQLTSLPGTFQDPSLPSGLTPFNVVNVGGLLFVTYATPGPGADEAALGTGAVDIFNTDGTFVSRFATGGNLLSPWGVAKAPDTWGAFSNAILVGNFSDEDGFINAFANDGSYLGMLTTDSGAFNMPYLWALGFRTGGPGVDTNALYFTAGIGDEEHGLFAELLPVPEPSTWLMMLLGFGLIGLSFRRGSYLESDGKFQDIAGAR; encoded by the coding sequence ATGGTCCATGAGATCAACCTGACGACCGATGACGCCGCGTTTTTGGCTAGCCAAGGCTTGTCGCCGGCCGCGTTCGTTGATCCGAACCTTCGCAATCCGTGGGGCATGAGCTTTGGACCAACCAGCCCATTTTGGATATCGAACGAGGCCGCAGGAAACACGACATTGTACACTGGGGCAGGCGCGCCACAGCCGTTGGTTGTGACCATTCCAAACGCCAGCCCACCGCCGGCTGGACCGACTGGTCAAGCCTTTGTCGGCGGTAGCGGATTCAACTTGCCTGGCGGCGGCACCGCTGTCTTTGCGTTTGCCAATCTGGACGGCAGTATCTCTGCGTGGAATGCCGCGCTCGGCACCACTGCCAATGTCCAACGGGACGTTCCAGACGCTGTCTACACTGGTCTAGCAACCGGCAGTAGCGGTGGAAGCAATTACCTATACGCTGCCAACAATGCGGCGGGCCGGGTCGACGTTTTCGATCAAAACTTCCAACTGACGTCGTTGCCGGGCACTTTCCAAGATCCGAGCCTTCCATCGGGACTTACCCCCTTCAACGTCGTCAACGTGGGCGGTCTTCTTTTTGTGACTTATGCGACACCGGGCCCTGGCGCTGACGAAGCTGCCCTTGGCACAGGCGCTGTAGATATCTTCAACACTGACGGCACATTCGTCAGTCGCTTTGCGACAGGCGGCAACCTGCTTTCACCTTGGGGCGTCGCCAAAGCGCCAGACACATGGGGAGCATTCTCGAACGCGATACTTGTCGGCAATTTTTCGGATGAAGATGGTTTCATCAACGCCTTCGCGAACGATGGCTCCTATCTGGGAATGCTGACGACCGATTCTGGCGCGTTTAACATGCCGTACTTATGGGCTCTGGGGTTCCGCACGGGCGGCCCCGGCGTTGACACCAATGCCCTCTACTTCACTGCCGGAATCGGAGACGAGGAACATGGCCTCTTCGCCGAGCTTCTACCCGTGCCAGAACCTTCGACATGGCTTATGATGCTCCTCGGATTTGGCCTGATTGGCCTCAGCTTTCGACGAGGAAGCTATCTCGAATCAGACGGGAAGTTTCAGGATATAGCCGGCGCTCGCTGA
- a CDS encoding PEPxxWA-CTERM sorting domain-containing protein, giving the protein MTKYLLAASALSLCSTPVWAAESIVNGGFEAPVVNSTCCNTVPPDLLVGWTATPNVNVVVGTYASTNGNLAAEGNQYLDLVGQGGTGSISQTFGTLAGTVYNLSFVYSHNLFNPAVTSASASFSVDGLIGGISHSTGTNANLDWQSYFGSFTATGSSATLNFTNLTGGVNEGILLDAVSVQAVPEPATWAMMLFGFGAIGFQMRRRKSATLAQLA; this is encoded by the coding sequence ATGACTAAGTATCTTCTCGCGGCCAGCGCACTTTCGCTGTGCTCGACACCAGTGTGGGCAGCTGAATCGATCGTCAATGGTGGTTTCGAAGCGCCCGTGGTGAACAGCACTTGCTGCAATACGGTTCCGCCGGATTTGCTGGTAGGCTGGACCGCCACTCCGAACGTGAACGTCGTGGTGGGCACCTATGCCAGCACTAACGGCAACCTCGCCGCCGAGGGCAATCAGTATCTGGATCTCGTCGGCCAGGGCGGAACGGGTTCCATTTCGCAGACCTTCGGGACTCTCGCTGGGACTGTTTACAATCTGAGCTTCGTCTACTCGCACAATCTGTTCAATCCGGCGGTGACTTCAGCGTCGGCGTCATTCTCGGTTGACGGATTGATAGGCGGCATCAGCCACAGCACTGGCACCAACGCGAACCTCGATTGGCAGAGCTACTTCGGTAGTTTTACGGCTACCGGGTCGTCGGCGACGCTGAACTTCACCAACCTGACGGGCGGCGTTAACGAAGGTATTTTGCTCGACGCGGTGTCGGTCCAGGCCGTCCCGGAACCAGCAACATGGGCCATGATGCTGTTCGGGTTCGGCGCAATCGGATTCCAAATGCGTCGCCGAAAATCAGCGACGCTAGCGCAGCTCGCGTAA
- a CDS encoding sulfite exporter TauE/SafE family protein produces the protein MILEPIQYLLGAFSGALVGFVLGLVGGGGSILAVPLMVYLVGVRSPHLAIGTSALAVAANAALGLSTHARHGNVKWRCSLVFAACGIGGALIGSTLGKAFDGQKLLFLFALVMIAVGILMLRRRGHTGDPDVRLGRENARKLVVYGLGTGLFSGFFGIGGGFLIVPGLIAATGMPMLYAVGSSLVAVTAFGLTTAANYALSGLVDWILAFVFIAGGFLGSYFGSRAARRLSGAGHLTTVFAALIFVVAAYMLWKSGSSIGL, from the coding sequence ATGATCCTCGAGCCAATCCAGTACTTGCTCGGAGCATTTTCGGGTGCCCTTGTCGGGTTCGTCCTCGGACTCGTGGGCGGCGGAGGATCGATCCTCGCCGTGCCGCTGATGGTTTATCTCGTCGGCGTCCGAAGCCCGCATCTTGCGATCGGCACTAGCGCACTCGCCGTCGCGGCCAACGCCGCCCTCGGCCTCTCGACACACGCGCGCCACGGCAACGTCAAATGGCGCTGCTCTCTCGTGTTCGCTGCGTGCGGGATCGGGGGCGCGCTGATCGGTTCGACGCTGGGCAAGGCATTCGACGGACAGAAGCTTCTGTTCCTATTCGCGCTCGTGATGATCGCCGTCGGCATCCTCATGCTGCGACGGCGTGGACATACCGGCGATCCGGACGTGCGGCTGGGCCGCGAAAATGCGAGGAAGCTTGTTGTCTACGGTCTCGGCACCGGGCTCTTCTCCGGTTTTTTCGGTATTGGCGGAGGGTTCCTGATCGTTCCCGGCCTCATCGCCGCCACAGGAATGCCGATGCTCTATGCGGTCGGTTCGTCACTTGTCGCGGTAACAGCATTCGGGCTTACGACAGCTGCGAACTACGCTCTCTCCGGTCTTGTCGACTGGATCCTCGCGTTCGTGTTCATCGCCGGAGGCTTTCTTGGCAGCTACTTCGGAAGCCGCGCAGCTAGGCGTCTGTCCGGTGCCGGCCATCTTACAACTGTCTTCGCAGCCCTCATCTTCGTCGTTGCCGCCTACATGCTCTGGAAAAGTGGAAGCAGCATCGGTCTATAA
- a CDS encoding PEP-CTERM sorting domain-containing protein produces the protein MRLTSLLTLGFLLAAPANADPLFVASDSTPSFSAAQCSSTKSDSAPVTDSTSCGAVGGTVNGSSFSTFGHIGVSSDASSASGSSLGNGISSEALFRDVLFFSSTNPALTGADIQMSLLLQGIMGFDVSAGGAGSSIEGSLSVSGTAPSFFFFRFFDDSSGSFSVEQNPFAVAGTLGSTIDAVLTSPVFHVDFDGPTQLTLRLQSGSSTGGDASAFSHFGSSFAFASTPFLLPDGVTVSAGDYLVDDHFIDPLAAVGVPEPDSWMTMLLGFCLMGLTVRRRRRVYSPDKAQRPT, from the coding sequence ATGCGCTTAACATCCCTTCTGACGCTGGGTTTCCTGCTCGCCGCGCCAGCGAACGCCGATCCATTGTTCGTCGCATCTGACAGCACGCCAAGCTTTAGTGCCGCGCAATGCTCCAGTACTAAGAGCGACAGCGCTCCGGTCACGGACTCCACTTCCTGTGGTGCGGTGGGCGGCACCGTGAACGGCAGCTCCTTTTCCACCTTTGGTCACATCGGCGTTTCGTCCGACGCTTCGTCAGCGTCCGGCAGCAGCCTGGGCAACGGGATCAGCTCGGAAGCGCTGTTCCGAGACGTTCTGTTCTTCAGTTCGACCAATCCCGCACTGACCGGCGCGGACATCCAGATGAGCCTGCTGCTTCAAGGAATCATGGGCTTTGACGTCAGCGCAGGTGGTGCTGGGAGCAGCATCGAAGGGTCGCTGTCCGTGAGCGGGACCGCTCCATCGTTCTTTTTCTTCCGCTTCTTCGACGATTCGTCCGGGAGCTTCTCGGTCGAGCAGAATCCGTTCGCGGTAGCCGGCACCCTCGGATCGACGATCGACGCCGTGCTGACGAGCCCAGTGTTCCACGTCGACTTCGACGGACCGACGCAACTGACCCTGCGGCTTCAGAGCGGCTCGAGCACTGGCGGCGATGCAAGTGCGTTCTCCCACTTCGGCAGCAGTTTTGCGTTCGCGTCGACACCGTTCTTACTTCCCGATGGAGTGACGGTTAGCGCGGGCGACTATCTGGTCGATGATCACTTCATTGATCCGCTAGCGGCTGTCGGAGTTCCAGAACCGGATAGCTGGATGACGATGCTGCTGGGCTTTTGTCTAATGGGCCTGACTGTACGGCGTCGTCGCCGGGTCTATTCGCCCGACAAAGCGCAAAGACCGACCTAA
- a CDS encoding alpha/beta hydrolase, giving the protein MLKVASLLTVLSLLWAQSPASAQQTVGPHNRAEAVKIIADLRQIVNPQGLQAIETVPIGGIKQVVSIRSEDLRNPVLIYFHGGPGYVEMPLDWWYDRGWDEYFTVVQWDQRNAGKTYVASGPNDQSLLTPERFQQDAEELVQWALKRFGKRKVFVLGHSWGSMLGLKLASAHPEWLHAYIGMGQITNGPESEREGWAWTLSRAKADHNAKAVQELEALAPYAVGEAPISVASILTQRKWLGHYGGAAWRRTGGDFEAAAFPLSPEYSDEDVRKAFEGQLAVTNALLPKILMTDLSTIRRLKVPLILLLGRHDQNVSSDVAARWFAKVRAPSKTLVWFESSGHHITSEEPGKLLISLVTKVRPIALNVGDGVR; this is encoded by the coding sequence ATGCTCAAAGTTGCATCGCTTCTTACTGTGCTAAGCCTCTTGTGGGCGCAGTCACCCGCTTCGGCACAGCAGACCGTTGGTCCCCACAACCGAGCCGAGGCGGTGAAGATCATCGCGGACCTTCGCCAAATCGTGAATCCGCAGGGTCTTCAGGCGATCGAGACGGTTCCGATCGGCGGGATCAAGCAGGTCGTGTCGATCCGCAGCGAAGATCTTCGAAACCCGGTTCTGATCTATTTCCATGGGGGGCCCGGCTATGTCGAGATGCCTCTCGACTGGTGGTATGATCGCGGGTGGGACGAGTATTTCACGGTCGTTCAATGGGATCAGCGCAATGCGGGCAAGACCTACGTTGCCAGCGGTCCGAACGACCAATCGTTGCTAACCCCGGAACGCTTTCAACAAGATGCCGAAGAACTCGTTCAGTGGGCGTTGAAGCGCTTCGGCAAACGCAAGGTCTTCGTACTGGGCCATAGCTGGGGCAGCATGCTCGGGCTAAAACTTGCGTCAGCGCATCCTGAATGGCTGCACGCCTATATCGGCATGGGACAGATCACGAATGGTCCGGAAAGCGAGCGCGAGGGCTGGGCCTGGACGCTTTCGAGGGCGAAAGCCGATCATAATGCGAAGGCGGTGCAGGAACTCGAGGCACTGGCGCCTTATGCCGTCGGCGAGGCCCCCATCTCGGTCGCGTCGATTCTTACACAGCGCAAATGGCTCGGCCATTATGGCGGGGCCGCGTGGCGGCGAACGGGCGGCGACTTCGAGGCGGCAGCCTTCCCTCTCTCGCCCGAATATAGCGATGAAGATGTGCGCAAAGCATTCGAAGGTCAGCTCGCCGTCACGAACGCACTTCTGCCGAAAATCCTGATGACTGACCTATCCACGATCAGAAGGCTTAAGGTGCCGCTGATCCTGCTCCTCGGCCGGCATGACCAGAACGTGTCCAGCGACGTCGCAGCGCGCTGGTTTGCAAAGGTCAGAGCGCCATCGAAAACGCTCGTGTGGTTCGAAAGCTCAGGCCATCACATCACGAGCGAGGAACCCGGAAAGCTGCTCATTTCGCTAGTGACAAAAGTGAGGCCGATCGCACTGAACGTTGGAGACGGCGTTCGGTAG
- a CDS encoding DUF1254 domain-containing protein, which yields MTDTATLAQTPAAQPTAGQTVTMDNFTRAESDNYFATFVKEGELGKIQHDRDLADVKDQKVVRLNRDTLYSFGVFDLDAGPVTVDLPDTKGRFMSLLLINEDHYNPATYYDAGPHTITREQVGTRYVTLAFRTFVDPNDPADLQKAHAAQDAIKAQQPGGPGKFEIPTWDQTSLTAVRNELKSRARGIVDLSKAFGKPGEVDPQQHLIATAAGWGGNPARDALYVAGSPKANDGKTVHRLTVKDVPVDGFWSLTVYNDAGFMVPNPQNAYSLNNITAKKDAGGGYTIQFGGCDEGVSNCLPIMPGWNYLVRLYRPQAVVLDGTWKFPEAQPVD from the coding sequence ATGACCGACACCGCAACGTTAGCTCAAACGCCCGCCGCACAGCCGACGGCAGGACAGACAGTGACGATGGACAACTTCACCCGCGCCGAAAGCGACAACTATTTCGCGACATTTGTGAAGGAGGGGGAACTCGGGAAGATCCAACACGACCGCGACTTGGCCGACGTCAAGGATCAGAAGGTGGTCCGGTTGAACCGCGACACCCTCTATTCATTCGGAGTTTTCGATCTGGATGCGGGACCAGTCACCGTCGATCTGCCGGATACCAAGGGCCGCTTCATGTCTCTGCTCTTGATCAATGAGGATCACTACAACCCTGCAACCTATTATGATGCCGGACCGCACACGATCACGCGCGAGCAGGTTGGAACTCGTTACGTCACCCTGGCCTTTCGCACCTTCGTCGATCCGAACGATCCTGCAGATCTTCAAAAGGCTCACGCGGCACAAGATGCGATCAAGGCCCAGCAGCCCGGTGGCCCCGGCAAGTTCGAAATCCCGACGTGGGACCAAACTTCGCTCACTGCGGTCCGCAACGAATTAAAGAGCAGAGCGCGCGGTATCGTTGATTTGAGCAAGGCATTCGGAAAGCCTGGGGAGGTCGATCCGCAGCAGCATCTGATTGCAACCGCGGCGGGCTGGGGCGGCAATCCTGCTCGGGATGCGCTCTACGTTGCGGGCTCACCGAAAGCGAACGACGGAAAGACGGTCCACCGGCTGACGGTCAAGGATGTGCCCGTGGATGGGTTCTGGTCGCTCACGGTTTACAATGATGCGGGCTTCATGGTGCCCAACCCGCAAAACGCCTACTCACTCAACAATATCACGGCAAAGAAGGACGCGGGTGGCGGTTACACGATCCAGTTCGGCGGCTGCGACGAGGGCGTGAGCAATTGCCTGCCGATCATGCCGGGCTGGAACTATCTTGTTCGCCTTTACCGGCCGCAGGCGGTGGTACTCGACGGGACTTGGAAATTTCCTGAGGCTCAGCCGGTCGACTAA
- a CDS encoding TIGR01244 family sulfur transferase, with translation MPDVKPLADDLCVCAFVPPDKLAELAPRFRTIINNRPDAEEPGHPSSAEIEAEARRLGLDYVHIPVVPGKISDDQAAAFGEAIARRKGPFLAFCRTGTRSTMLWALSQSGKRSPDEIMEAAAAAGYDLNALRPKLAEKAAT, from the coding sequence ATGCCTGACGTGAAGCCCCTAGCAGATGATCTTTGCGTCTGCGCCTTTGTACCGCCTGACAAACTCGCGGAGCTTGCGCCCCGATTCCGAACGATCATCAACAACCGTCCCGACGCCGAAGAGCCGGGGCATCCAAGCTCCGCGGAAATCGAGGCGGAGGCACGTCGGCTGGGCCTCGACTATGTCCACATCCCGGTCGTTCCGGGGAAGATCAGCGACGACCAGGCTGCCGCGTTCGGCGAAGCCATCGCACGCCGTAAGGGGCCATTCCTCGCCTTCTGCCGTACAGGCACGCGGTCGACCATGCTTTGGGCGCTTTCTCAATCCGGCAAGCGAAGTCCCGACGAAATCATGGAGGCAGCCGCTGCTGCTGGCTACGACCTCAATGCGCTCAGGCCGAAACTTGCGGAAAAAGCCGCGACCTGA